A genomic segment from Paramixta manurensis encodes:
- a CDS encoding formimidoylglutamate deiminase gives MTSYFAPRALLTAGWKQNVRLDVDDQGFIQAIHPDSASTGCIALDGAVIPTIANLHSHAFQRAMAGLAEVAGDPQDSFWTWRDLMYRMVQRLSPEQVGDIATYLYIDMLKGGYTQVAEFHYLHHDTNGRPYANDDMLQHLVQAAEQADIGQTVLPVLYSYAGFGAQPPQAGQKRFIQDSDQYLRQQANLAQLLKNKPLHNQGLCFHSLRAVSEQQMRQVLAATAPDVPVHIHIAEQEKEVNDSLAWSGQRPVNWLLDRFDVDARWCLIHATHLEEAEIDRLAASGSVAGLCPTTEANLGDGIFPATDYIARGGRWGIGSDSHVSLDVVEELRWLEYAQRLRDRRRNRIVTAQHTSVGDLLYRQAAAGGAQACAVKTGELSPGQRADWLVLANDAWLGSCDDRSLINRWLFAGHRGQIQDVFVAGTQVIHSGHHRLEEQSASRFHAVMRALQ, from the coding sequence ATGACAAGTTATTTTGCGCCGCGCGCTCTGCTGACCGCTGGCTGGAAACAGAACGTTCGCCTTGATGTTGATGACCAAGGTTTTATTCAGGCTATCCATCCCGATAGCGCGTCAACCGGTTGCATTGCACTGGATGGCGCGGTCATTCCGACTATCGCTAACCTCCACTCGCACGCTTTTCAACGGGCGATGGCCGGGCTAGCGGAAGTGGCAGGCGATCCGCAAGATAGTTTCTGGACATGGCGTGATTTGATGTATCGCATGGTACAGCGTCTGTCGCCGGAACAAGTCGGCGATATTGCGACTTATCTGTACATCGATATGCTGAAAGGCGGTTATACCCAAGTCGCGGAATTTCACTACTTACATCATGACACGAACGGGCGCCCCTACGCGAATGACGACATGCTGCAACACCTGGTACAGGCGGCGGAACAAGCCGACATCGGTCAAACGGTGCTGCCGGTGCTGTATAGCTACGCGGGGTTCGGCGCTCAGCCTCCTCAGGCCGGACAAAAACGGTTTATTCAGGATAGCGACCAGTATCTGCGTCAACAGGCCAATCTCGCTCAGTTACTGAAAAACAAACCGTTACATAATCAGGGGCTCTGTTTCCACTCGCTACGGGCGGTAAGTGAACAGCAGATGCGCCAAGTATTGGCCGCCACCGCGCCAGACGTGCCGGTGCATATTCATATCGCTGAACAGGAAAAAGAGGTCAATGACTCGCTGGCCTGGAGCGGTCAACGCCCGGTTAACTGGTTGCTGGATCGTTTTGATGTCGATGCGCGCTGGTGTCTGATTCATGCTACTCACCTTGAAGAGGCGGAAATAGATCGTCTGGCGGCCAGCGGTTCGGTGGCCGGACTTTGTCCCACCACCGAAGCCAACCTTGGCGACGGTATTTTTCCGGCTACCGACTATATTGCGCGCGGTGGGCGTTGGGGCATCGGTTCAGACAGCCATGTCTCACTTGATGTGGTAGAAGAGTTACGTTGGCTGGAGTACGCCCAGCGCCTGCGCGACCGACGTCGTAACCGCATTGTGACCGCGCAACACACCTCAGTTGGCGATCTGCTTTACCGTCAGGCTGCCGCTGGCGGCGCTCAGGCTTGCGCGGTGAAAACCGGCGAACTGTCGCCAGGGCAACGAGCCGATTGGCTGGTGCTGGCGAATGACGCCTGGTTGGGAAGCTGCGACGATCGTTCGCTGATTAACCGCTGGCTGTTTGCCGGGCATCGCGGCCAAATTCAGGATGTTTTTGTTGCTGGTACGCAGGTCATTCACAGTGGTCATCACCGGTTAGAAGAGCAGAGCGCTAGCCGCTTCCACGCGGTAATGAGGGCACTGCAATGA
- a CDS encoding transporter substrate-binding domain-containing protein, translating into MKHTLLFRRLLVSSVITSALMCALSSQAKEWKSITIATEGSYEPWNLTLPGGKLGGFEPELITDLCQRMQIKCKLVVQNWDGMIAGLQAGKYDVIMDAIVITPERKKVINFTTPYASTPASFITLKGNLLPEAKGPNATIKLHDNPAEITPAIASLRKALDGKTIGIASGTVYTPFIDKYFKDIATIREYNASADAILDLQAERIDAVFDDVTFAQSILSKPENKDLNFSGPKLGGPIWGEGEAMGVRPADNDLKAKLDQAIKAALADGTVKKLSEKWFKTDVTP; encoded by the coding sequence ATGAAACACACTTTGTTATTCCGTCGATTATTGGTCAGTAGCGTGATTACATCGGCATTGATGTGCGCACTATCCAGCCAGGCGAAAGAGTGGAAGTCGATCACTATTGCCACGGAGGGGAGCTATGAGCCGTGGAACCTGACGCTGCCAGGCGGCAAACTGGGCGGTTTTGAACCGGAGTTAATTACCGATCTCTGTCAGCGTATGCAGATCAAGTGCAAGCTGGTGGTGCAAAACTGGGATGGCATGATTGCTGGTTTGCAGGCCGGTAAATATGACGTCATTATGGATGCGATTGTGATTACGCCAGAACGGAAAAAGGTGATTAACTTCACCACGCCTTACGCCTCGACTCCTGCCAGCTTTATTACTTTGAAAGGGAATCTACTACCTGAAGCGAAAGGGCCGAACGCCACCATCAAACTGCATGATAACCCGGCAGAAATCACGCCAGCCATTGCTAGCCTGCGTAAAGCGCTAGACGGCAAAACTATCGGTATCGCTTCCGGCACCGTTTATACGCCATTCATTGATAAATATTTTAAAGATATTGCCACCATCCGTGAGTACAACGCGTCGGCTGATGCGATTCTCGATTTACAGGCCGAACGTATTGATGCGGTATTCGATGATGTGACTTTTGCGCAATCCATCCTCTCTAAACCGGAAAACAAAGATTTGAACTTCAGCGGCCCGAAACTGGGTGGTCCGATTTGGGGAGAGGGCGAGGCCATGGGTGTACGCCCGGCGGATAACGATTTGAAAGCCAAGTTGGATCAGGCGATTAAAGCCGCGCTCGCCGATGGTACCGTGAAGAAACTGAGTGAAAAATGGTTTAAGACTGACGTAACGCCGTAA
- a CDS encoding ABC transporter permease, with translation MMATLGFGENGWGNLILGAACTTLLLSLVALMVGALVGSGVAAAKLSRHRPVRWLGDGYSVIFRGIPELLIIYLFYFGGSGLVTQIGHLFGADGFIEMPPFLIGALAIGLISGSYQGEVYRAARLALSKGEVEAAQAIGMPKWRIFQRIIVPQVVRYALPGMSNVWQMSLKDSALISVTGIVELMRASQVAAGSTRQYFTFYLIGGGCYLVLTVLSNGAFRKAEKRMGRAHQSRTAAQH, from the coding sequence ATGATGGCCACATTGGGTTTTGGCGAAAATGGCTGGGGAAATTTAATCCTCGGTGCGGCATGTACCACGCTGCTGTTGTCGCTGGTTGCGCTGATGGTTGGCGCGCTGGTGGGCTCCGGCGTGGCGGCGGCGAAATTATCCCGTCACCGTCCGGTACGCTGGTTAGGTGATGGTTACTCAGTCATTTTCCGCGGCATCCCCGAGCTGCTGATTATCTATCTGTTCTATTTCGGCGGGTCGGGGCTGGTGACTCAGATTGGTCATTTGTTTGGCGCGGATGGATTTATTGAAATGCCGCCGTTTCTGATTGGCGCACTGGCTATCGGGCTGATTTCCGGCTCTTACCAGGGCGAAGTATACCGGGCGGCGCGGCTGGCGTTATCCAAAGGGGAAGTGGAAGCCGCGCAGGCCATTGGGATGCCAAAATGGCGCATTTTTCAGCGCATCATTGTCCCGCAGGTGGTGCGTTATGCCTTACCCGGCATGTCGAACGTCTGGCAAATGAGCCTGAAAGATTCCGCGTTGATCTCGGTGACCGGCATTGTTGAACTGATGCGCGCCAGCCAAGTCGCGGCGGGATCAACCCGCCAGTATTTTACCTTCTATTTGATTGGCGGTGGCTGTTATCTGGTATTAACGGTGTTGTCGAACGGCGCTTTCCGTAAAGCGGAAAAACGCATGGGCCGCGCGCATCAAAGCCGTACTGCGGCTCAGCACTGA
- the hutC gene encoding histidine utilization repressor, producing MVEQTALSQLAAAMSAQPAPIYQRVKQAIISQITEGVWQANQRVPSESELVSELGVSRMTINRALRELTSEGYLIRMQGVGTFVAEVKGYTAMLEVHNIAEEIAQRGHTHSSKVLSLSEVKADPEQAAILGLSTGQSIYHSLIVHFENELPVQLEDRLVNPLMAPDYLNQDYLSQTPYTYLMRVAPLTAGEHIVEAVLPDARQRKYLSLDEHEPCLLIRRQTWSDAKIVTYAKLLYPGSRYKLLGRFKGHG from the coding sequence GACGGCACTCTCGCAACTCGCCGCCGCCATGAGCGCCCAACCGGCGCCGATTTATCAACGCGTGAAACAGGCCATTATTAGTCAAATCACCGAAGGCGTCTGGCAAGCCAACCAACGCGTTCCTTCCGAGAGCGAGTTGGTGAGTGAGTTGGGCGTCAGCCGGATGACGATCAACCGGGCCTTGCGTGAGCTAACCAGCGAAGGGTATTTGATCCGTATGCAAGGCGTCGGCACCTTTGTGGCGGAGGTGAAAGGCTACACGGCGATGTTGGAAGTGCATAATATCGCCGAAGAAATTGCGCAGCGAGGGCATACGCATAGCAGCAAGGTTTTATCGCTGAGCGAAGTTAAGGCTGACCCGGAGCAGGCGGCAATCCTCGGGCTTTCGACCGGCCAGTCGATTTATCATTCGCTGATCGTCCATTTTGAGAATGAGTTGCCGGTGCAGTTGGAAGATCGTTTAGTCAACCCGCTGATGGCGCCGGATTATTTGAATCAGGATTATCTTAGCCAAACGCCGTACACCTATTTAATGCGTGTTGCGCCGCTGACGGCGGGTGAACACATTGTGGAAGCGGTGTTGCCAGATGCGCGACAACGCAAATATTTATCGCTGGATGAGCATGAGCCTTGTTTGTTGATTCGTCGCCAGACCTGGAGTGATGCGAAGATTGTGACCTACGCAAAGCTGCTTTACCCCGGTTCGCGTTACAAGTTACTTGGGCGTTTTAAAGGGCACGGCTAA
- the hutI gene encoding imidazolonepropionase, which produces MAGEISCDSIWTGADLVTMRDGRYNLIEDGAIAVRDGKIAWLGPRAEAATITAREHTDFGGGIITPGLVDCHTHLVFGGDRSHEFEQRLNGVSYAEIAAQGGGIISTVRATREASLEQLVSSARRRIEHLLAEGVTTLEIKSGYGLDESSELRMMRAIRQIAQEIPADVLSTCLAAHSTPPEFKQHPDGWIEVICDRLLPQVAAEGLADAVDAFCEHLAFSPEQVARVFTRAQALGLPVKLHAEQLSSLGGSALAARFNALSADHLEYATESDVQAMAEHGTVAVLLPGAFYLLRETQLPPVELFRRYQVPMALASDANPGTSPALSLRLMLNMACTLFRFTPEEALAGVTLNGARALGLEQSHGTLETGKVANFVHWPLARPAELIYWLGGQLPCQVIYRGEKQ; this is translated from the coding sequence ATGGCAGGCGAAATAAGCTGTGACAGTATCTGGACCGGCGCGGATCTGGTCACCATGCGTGACGGGCGCTATAACCTGATTGAAGACGGCGCGATTGCCGTGCGGGATGGGAAAATTGCCTGGCTGGGGCCGCGTGCCGAGGCCGCGACGATTACGGCGCGGGAGCATACCGATTTTGGCGGCGGCATTATTACGCCAGGCTTGGTCGATTGCCATACGCATCTGGTGTTTGGCGGCGATCGCAGCCATGAGTTTGAGCAACGCCTAAACGGCGTAAGCTATGCGGAGATCGCAGCGCAGGGCGGCGGGATTATTTCTACCGTGCGTGCCACACGCGAAGCCTCGCTTGAGCAGTTAGTAAGTAGCGCCCGCAGGCGTATTGAGCATCTGCTGGCGGAAGGGGTGACGACGCTGGAAATTAAGTCTGGCTATGGCCTGGATGAAAGCAGCGAGTTGCGTATGATGCGGGCGATTCGTCAGATCGCGCAGGAGATCCCGGCGGATGTGCTGTCAACCTGTTTGGCGGCGCACTCAACGCCGCCTGAATTTAAACAGCATCCCGATGGCTGGATTGAGGTGATTTGTGACCGGCTGCTGCCGCAAGTGGCGGCGGAAGGTTTGGCGGATGCGGTGGATGCCTTTTGTGAACATCTGGCCTTTTCACCTGAACAGGTGGCGCGGGTCTTTACCCGCGCGCAGGCGCTTGGGCTACCGGTAAAACTGCATGCCGAGCAGCTTTCATCGCTGGGCGGCAGCGCGCTGGCGGCGCGTTTTAATGCGCTTTCCGCCGACCATTTGGAATATGCCACCGAGAGTGATGTTCAGGCCATGGCGGAACACGGAACGGTGGCGGTGCTGTTGCCAGGCGCGTTTTATCTGCTGCGTGAAACGCAGTTACCGCCGGTGGAATTATTCCGCCGCTACCAGGTGCCGATGGCATTAGCCAGCGATGCGAATCCGGGTACTTCACCCGCGCTTTCACTGCGCTTAATGCTGAATATGGCGTGTACATTATTTCGTTTTACGCCGGAAGAAGCATTGGCTGGCGTGACCCTCAATGGCGCCAGAGCGCTGGGGCTGGAACAGAGTCACGGTACCTTAGAAACGGGCAAAGTCGCGAACTTTGTCCATTGGCCGCTGGCGCGTCCGGCTGAGTTGATTTATTGGCTGGGTGGACAGTTGCCTTGTCAGGTTATCTATCGTGGAGAAAAACAATGA
- the hutC gene encoding histidine utilization repressor has protein sequence MVPEYKTLAEIIALISDEPAPLYQQVKQGIVHLIRDRRWQPHQRVPSESELVNELGVSRMTVNRALRELTTEGYLVRLQGVGTFVAENKAFTPMLEVHNIADEIENRGHRHTSQVLLLRSEKADEPTAQAFGLRHGDHLFRSRIIHFENDVPVQLEDRLVNPGIAPEYLQQDFTRDTPFAYLTLKAPLTAGEHVVEAVNASVEEQRLLQIESSEPCLQIQRRTWHHEDVVTSARLLYPGARYKMFGRFQQS, from the coding sequence ATGGTGCCCGAATACAAAACGCTGGCAGAGATAATAGCCCTGATAAGTGACGAACCTGCGCCCTTATACCAGCAGGTGAAACAAGGCATTGTGCACTTGATTCGCGATCGCCGCTGGCAGCCGCACCAGCGTGTGCCATCAGAAAGTGAGTTGGTGAATGAGTTAGGCGTCAGCCGGATGACCGTCAACCGTGCGTTGCGTGAACTGACCACCGAAGGGTATTTGGTTCGTCTACAAGGCGTCGGTACTTTTGTCGCTGAAAACAAAGCCTTCACCCCGATGCTGGAAGTCCACAATATCGCCGACGAGATTGAAAACCGCGGGCATCGTCACACCAGCCAGGTTTTACTGCTGCGTAGCGAGAAAGCCGATGAGCCAACCGCACAGGCATTTGGGCTTAGGCACGGCGATCACTTATTTCGCTCGCGCATTATTCATTTTGAAAATGATGTGCCGGTGCAACTGGAAGATCGGTTGGTCAATCCGGGGATCGCGCCGGAGTATTTGCAGCAAGATTTTACGCGCGATACACCTTTCGCCTATTTGACGCTGAAAGCGCCGCTCACCGCCGGTGAACACGTGGTAGAAGCGGTCAATGCCAGTGTGGAGGAGCAGCGGCTGTTGCAGATTGAGAGTAGTGAGCCCTGTTTGCAGATTCAGCGCCGTACCTGGCATCATGAGGATGTGGTGACCTCTGCCCGGTTACTGTATCCCGGGGCGCGCTACAAGATGTTTGGTCGTTTTCAGCAAAGTTGA
- the hutG gene encoding N-formylglutamate deformylase, whose protein sequence is MTPYHFTAGTLPLLVSIPHAGTALTPEVEAGLSEAAQGLPDTDWHIPQLYDFVRDLGASVLIGNYSRFVIDLNRPADNQPLYTTATTGLYPETLFDGTPTFKAGMTPTPQQRQHYLESIWTPYHEKIQQELARLKQQFGYALLFDAHSIASVIPRLFEGRLPDLNLGTNAGDSCSAGITQALTQRCEAQSRFSWVMNGRFKGGYITRAYGKPAEKQHAVQLELAQCNYMDEQPPFGWRGDKASELQPLLKQLIVDFLAQGKRLV, encoded by the coding sequence ATGACACCTTATCATTTTACCGCCGGTACCCTACCGCTACTGGTGAGTATTCCCCATGCCGGTACGGCGCTAACCCCTGAAGTCGAGGCCGGTCTCAGCGAGGCGGCGCAAGGGCTGCCGGATACCGATTGGCATATTCCACAACTGTATGATTTTGTCCGCGATCTGGGTGCCAGCGTGCTGATCGGCAACTACTCGCGTTTTGTGATTGACCTGAACCGCCCGGCGGATAATCAACCGCTCTATACCACCGCGACCACCGGGTTGTATCCGGAAACCTTGTTCGACGGTACGCCGACCTTTAAAGCCGGTATGACACCGACGCCGCAACAGCGCCAGCATTATCTTGAGAGTATTTGGACGCCGTATCATGAAAAAATTCAGCAAGAGTTGGCGCGTCTGAAGCAGCAGTTTGGTTACGCGCTACTGTTTGATGCGCACTCCATTGCGTCGGTGATCCCACGGTTGTTCGAAGGTCGTTTACCCGATCTTAATTTAGGTACTAACGCGGGCGACAGTTGTAGCGCCGGGATTACGCAAGCGCTAACACAGCGCTGTGAAGCGCAGTCACGTTTTAGCTGGGTGATGAATGGGCGCTTCAAAGGTGGTTATATTACCCGCGCCTACGGAAAACCGGCGGAAAAACAGCATGCGGTGCAACTGGAATTAGCGCAGTGTAACTACATGGATGAACAGCCGCCGTTTGGGTGGCGTGGCGATAAGGCATCTGAGTTACAGCCGCTGTTAAAACAACTGATTGTTGATTTCCTTGCGCAGGGCAAGAGGTTGGTTTAA
- a CDS encoding HutD/Ves family protein: MMHFYDTATLPVSRWRNGGGETREIVSFPPHAEPFGWRASIATIASSGDFSTFPEVDRVITLLEGDGVELHAAGRYVQPLQLNQPFRFAGEEAISAHLNGGESRDFNVMTRRGEFRSEVFTTAESQHSALGVCWIIAGVWRVGERQLTRGEGAWWEENSEPIIPVSHDALMLFAAISA, translated from the coding sequence ATGATGCATTTTTATGATACCGCCACCCTGCCGGTCAGCCGTTGGCGTAATGGCGGCGGCGAAACGCGTGAAATCGTCAGTTTTCCGCCCCACGCCGAACCTTTTGGCTGGCGCGCCAGTATCGCGACCATCGCCAGCAGCGGTGATTTTTCAACATTTCCCGAGGTTGACCGTGTGATTACGCTACTGGAAGGGGATGGCGTGGAACTACACGCCGCCGGGCGCTATGTGCAACCGCTGCAACTCAATCAACCGTTCCGTTTCGCTGGTGAAGAGGCGATTAGCGCACATCTTAACGGCGGTGAAAGCCGTGATTTTAACGTGATGACGCGACGCGGTGAATTTCGTTCCGAAGTGTTTACCACCGCTGAAAGCCAGCACAGCGCGCTGGGAGTGTGTTGGATTATCGCTGGCGTTTGGCGTGTGGGCGAGCGGCAGCTAACCCGTGGCGAGGGCGCATGGTGGGAAGAGAACAGCGAACCTATTATCCCTGTCTCACACGATGCGCTGATGCTGTTTGCCGCCATCAGCGCCTGA